The genomic DNA GACAGTAATGGTGACGGAATAGGAGATATTAACGGGATAATCAGCAGGCTTCCTTATATTGCAGAGCTGGGGGTAGAATATATATGGCTGACACCGATATATATAAGTCCGGGTAATGATAACGGATATGATATTGCAGATTACTATAATATAGACCCTGTTTACGGAACAACAGATGATTTCAAAAATCTTCTTCATGAAACACATAAAAGAGGGCTGAAAGTAATGATGGACATTGTGGTCAATCATACGTCGACAGAGCATATATGGTTCAAAGAATCATCAAAATCAGAAGATAATCCATACAGAAATTTTTATATCTGGAAAAAAAATGAAGGTAAACTTCCTAACAACTGGGTATCGAAGTTTGGAGGACCGGTCTGGACACTGGATGAAAGAACAGACAGCTATTATCTTCATTTATATGATGTTACACAAGCTGATCTAAACTGGGAATATGAACCTATGAGACAGGAAATATATAAAATGATGAGACACTGGCTGGATCTCGGGATTGACGGATTCCGTCTTGATGTAATAAATCTTTTGTCAAAAGATCAGAATTTTCCTTATGATACTCTTAATACTTTTACGGATGACGGAAGAAAATATTATACAGACGGTCCTAAAATACATGATTATCTGAAAGAAATGAATAAAGAAGTGTTTAGCAGATATAACAATGTAATAACAGTGGGAGAGATGTCTTCTACATCGCTGGAAGCATGTATAGAATATACAAAGCCGGAGAGTAAAGAGCTTTCAATGATTTTTAGCTTTCATCATCTGAAAACAGATTATAAAAATAAAGATAAATGGGAATTACAAAAACCTGATATCATGGAGCTTAAGGAATATTTTACAAAATGGCAGAACGGAATGGAGAAGGAAAGCGGGTGGAGTGCTTTATTCTGGTGTAATCATGATCAGCCCCGTATAGTGAGCCGTATGGGAAATGAAACTGAATACAGATATGAATCTGCCGCTATGCTTGCCACACTTCTGCATATGATGCAGGGAACACCTTATATTTATCAGGGGGAAGAGATCGGAATGCTGAATGCACATTTTGATAAAATTACTGATTATGAAGATGTGGAATCGCTTAATGCATATAAAAATATGATAAATGCAGGAAAAAGTGAAGAGGAAGCACTTAAAATTTTACGAGAACGTTCTCGGGATAATTCAAGAACACCGGTTCAGTGGGATAATACTGAAAATTCAGGGTTCAGCACAGGAAAACCATGGATAAAAATGGGGAAGATGGCAGACAGAATAAATGTTGAAGAAGATCTAAAAAATGAAAAATCTGTATTTTCTTATTACAAGAAGCTGATAAATATGAGAAAAGAATATGATATTATAAGAGACGGAAATTTCACAATACTGGATGCTGATTCGGAAGATACATTTATTTATACACGTGAGACCGAGAGGGAAGTTCTTTATGTAATATGTAATCTTACAGATAAAACACTGGAAATAGATAAAAAAATAACAGACAGCGCAGCAGGCGGAAAGTGCCTTATTACAAATACAGATATACCATGTGAAAAGGGTATGCTGAAACCATATGAAACAAGTGTCTGGCTTCTAAAAAAGTAACAGATGTCAGTTTGAAAATAATTATAACAGGAAAAATCCCTGAATAGCGGAATAATATGATACTGTATTAAAACAACAGTTTCATCCAGATATTCAGGGGATTTTTTATTACAAAATTTTTATAAAAAATAAAGTTATGATATAATGATGGAAAAAAGGGACAGGTGAGAAGAAAAATGGCAGTATTTGATGATTTTATGAAGCTTGATATACGTGTAGGAGAAATAATTGATGTTCAGGAATTTCCGGAAGCAAGGAAACCGGCTTATAAAGTATGGGTTGATTTTGGCGAGGAAATAGGAGTGAAAAAATCCAGTGCCCAGATAACTGATTTATATAAACCGGAAGATATAAAGGGGAAACAAGTATTGGGAGTGGTTAATTTTCCGCCCAGACAGATCGGAGCTTTTATGTCTGAGGTTTTAGTCCTGGGGGTGTATGGTGAAAAAGGCGTGGTACTTATTCAGCCCGATTCGGGAATTAATGTAAAAAACGGCGATAAGCTGGGGTAAGGATTTATTGCATATTTGATAAGATGAAGGTGAAAAATGAAGAATGATTTTGACGAAATTGTTTGTGAAATGGCATCAATACTTAAAGTAGTTTTTACTGAGCTTTTTAATAATAATGAAAAGTTTTACTATTGTACATTTTTAACCACCGGGGAAGGTCTGCCCCCTCTGATATCTGCCTGGTCGGAGGAAGCTTTAAAGAGAGAAGGCAGTTTATATAAAAATGCTGATGAATACAGAGAAATAAAATGGTCTTATGCTGACAGTCCTTATTATGCATTCAGATATGAAAGGTTTAGTCATATTTTTTCTTCACGTCCTCTAATGGCGACTATGAATGAAAAAGAATGGGAGAAGGAATTTCTGTTTAGGCTGAATGCAATGGAAACAGCAGTAAGACAGGTCGATAAAGAGGGAATCTTTTCTATAAATCAGAAAAGAGAAGATATTTGTGTGGAAGTAGGAACAATGCCCCCGGATAAATTAACAACAGAAATAACAAAACGTCTGAATAATCCGGATTCTTTGATCATGAAAGAATATATGGCAGAAGCAGCCGAATAAAAATAATATATCTAATAAAAAAGCTGTATCAAAAGTATAATATTACTTCTGATACAGCTGTATTTTTATCTGTTGAATACCAAGTAAATCATTATGCAGGAAGATTAATATTATAGCTTAATGTATAGCCGTCGCTGTCTATTAATATAACATCATTTTCCTTTACTTCATTTGCAAGAATCATTTTTGAAAGATTAGTTTCTATATCTTTCTGTACGAATCTTCTCAAAGGTCTTGCCCCGTAGCTCGGGTCATAAGCCTCTTTTACTATAAAATCAAGAGCTGCATCTGTGTATTCTATTCTCATATACTGTTCTTTTAATTTTTTATTGATATCGTCAAGAACAAGACGTACAATTCCTTTTACATTATCTCTGTCAAGTGCCTTGAAGACAATAGTATCATCCACTCTGTTCAAAAACTCAGGTCTGAATCTCATCTTAAGTTCATTCATTACCCCGTCTCTTGTTTCCTGTTTCATTTCAGGATCTTCAAGAATGAGATGGCTTCCCAAGTTTGATGTCATTATAATTATTGAGTTTTTAAAGTCTACTACTTTACCTTTTCCGTCTGTGAGTCTTCCGTCGTCAAGGAGCTGTAATAAAACATTGAATACATCAGGGTGTGCCTTTTCTATTTCATCAAAAAGTATAACAGAATATGGTTTTCTTCTGATAGCCTCAGTAAGCTGTCCGCCCTCTTCGTATCCGACATATCCCGGAGGTGCTCCGATTAGTCTGGTAACACTGAATTTATCCATATATTCACTCATATCGATTCTGACAATATTATTTTCATCATCAAATAAATTATATGCAAGAGTTTTTGCAAGATAAGTCTTACCAACACCTGTGGGACCAAGGAATATAAATGATCCGATCGGTCTGTTCGGGTCTTTCAGTCCTGCACGTGATCTGATAATAGTATCACTGATGGCTTTGATAGCTTCATCCTGACCGACTACTCTTGCTTTCAGGTGATCTTCAAGATGGAGTATTTTATCTTTTTCACCTTCCATTAGTTTTGATACAGGGATACCAGTCCATTTTCCGACTACTTCTGCTATTTCTTCACTGTCAAGCTCTTGTTTCAGCAGTCTTGCACTGTCTTTTTTTGTTTCCAGATCTGCCTCTTCCTGCTCTTTCTTTTTCTCAAGTGCAGCAAGCTTACCGTATTTTAATTCGGCAAGTTTATTCAGGTCATAAACCCTTTCGGCTTCCTGAATATCTAATTTTACTTTATCAATTTCCTCGTTTATTTTCTTTAATGTGTCGACTTCATGCTTTTCAGCTTCCCATTGACTCTGAAGAGTGCTTTTCTTTTCATTAAGGTCTGCAAGCTCTTTTTCCAGAGATTCAAGCCTGTCCTGTGAAGCCTTGTCTTTTTCTTTTTTCAGCGCTTCTCTCTCTATTTCAAGCTGTAATACCTTTCTTGTAACTTCATCAAGCTCTGTAGGCATAGAGTCTATTTCTGTCTTTATTTTTGCAGAAGCCTCATCAATAAGATCAATTGCCTTATCCGGTAAAAATCTGTCGCTTATATATCTGTCACTCATAACAGCAGCTGCTACAAGCGCATTATCAGTAATTCTGATACCATGGAAAGTCTCGAATTTTTCTTTCAGTCCACGCAGTATGGAAATAGTATCCTCTACAGAAGATTCAGGCACTAAAACAGGCTGGAATCTACGCTCAAGGGCAGGATCCTTTTCTATATATTTTCTGTATTCTTCTATTGTGGTAGCCCCTATAACCTTGGCATCACCACGGGCAAGCATAGGCTTTAGAAGATTTCCCGCATCCATAGCTCCGTCGCCTTTTCCTGCACCGACAATAGTATGTACCTCATCTATAAAAAGTATAATTCTTCCGTCACTGTCTTCTATTTCTTTAATAACTGCTTTTAATCTTTCCTCGAATTCACCTCTGTATTTGGCACCGGAAATAAGCGAACCCATATCAAGCGAGAATACAGTCTTGTCTTTCAGACTCTCAGGTACGTCTCCTTTAAGTATTCTCTGTGCTATTCCTTCTGCAATGGCTGTTTTACCGACACCGGGCTCACCTATAAGAATAGGATTGTTTTTTGTTCTTCTTGAAAGAATCTGTATAGCACGTCTTATTTCTGTATCTCTTCCTATAATAGGGTCAATTTTACCTTTTCTTGCCAGTTCCACAAGATCTTTACCGTATTTTTCCAGAGCATCGTATGAATTCTCAGGAGTAGTATTATCTACTCTTTTATTTCCTCTTACATCGGCAAGAACATTTTCAAACTGGTCTTTATTTATATTATTAGCCTTTAAGAAATTATTATTATCAAAAGCAGCTAAAAACAAGTGCTCTGTGCTGATATAAGAATCATGATATTTTTTCATATAATCTTCTGCCTGTACAAGAACTCTGTTTAACTCCACATTAGGTCTCGGATCTCCTGATGAACCCTCTACTTTTGAAAATGAGTCCAGCTTAGCTGATAATTTATTTATAAGATTAGATGTATTTATTCCCATTTTTTGTAAAAGCTTAGGGATTAATCCTTCCATCTGGCCGACTAATGCAAGCAGTAAATGCTCTACCTTCATATCCGGACTTTTATATCTGACAGCGTAGTTATGCGCCTCTGAGATGGCTTCCACGCTTTTTTCAGTAAATTTATTTTCCATATAATCACCTCATATTTATTTAGCACTCACCTGTTTAGAGTGCTAATAATTTTATATCATTTTCACAGTAAAATGTCAATAGTAAAATTAAAAAAAATAAAAATTTTTTTTATGCGGATAATTTGAAGCTTCAGCAGAGAATTTACCGAGGAAGAAATATTTTTTCTTTAAGAAAATAACAAAAAATATGAATATTATAAAAAAAGTATATTTTTGTTTTTTGTATATAATTAATATGGTAAAATAGTTTATGGAAGATTAAAAACACGGAATAAGAAGTCGGAGATTTTGAATAAAAAGCATTGAAGATATTAAGGGAAATGAGATTTTAAAAAATCCTTTCAAAAAATTATGAACGATTTTGTAGTTTTCTTTTTACATTTTATGATGTAAATTATTAGTGTATCAGAGGTGATAAAAATGTTGTCGAAAAAAAGTCTGGATATTTTGACACTGCTGGATGAAGCAGGGGAATTAAAAGAAATAGCAAATAAACTGAATTTATCAGAACGGGCAATCAGATATGAAATAGAGAATCTGAATTACTATCTGACAAAATTCGGATTTGATGAAATTCAGATAATCTCAAGAAAAGTGGAGAAACCGGAAAATTTAAATTACAATACTGTTCTGGAATATCTTAACAAGGAAAATTATACATATTCCAAAGAAGAAAGAACAGACTATATTCTGGCAAATTATCTGTTTAATTCACAAAATTTGAAACAGATAAATCTTGAAGAAAATCTGAATGTAAGCTCTACCACCGTGGCTAATGATATGGCAAGGGTAAAAGATGTTCTCTCCTTAAATAAGCTTGAGTTTAACAGCTATTCTAAGGATTTCGAGTATATAGAGGGAGCTGAAAAGAATATAAGACGTTATATTCTGAACTTTTTGCTCGAGTATTTATTTATTACGAAAAAGTATCCCGGTGAGATAATGGTAAAAGAGGTCATAGAAAATTATTTTTCTGATATAGACCTGAACTATATAAGGGAATTCATAAAGAAAATACAGGAAAAAATAGGAAAGATAATATCTGATGAAGCATATAAGATTCTTACTCTGTATCTTTTGATAATGATAAAGAGAGTAAGAGAGGGAAAAGTGCTGGGAGAGATAAAAAATCCCGTCTTTATAACATCAAGCGACGAATTTAAGATAATATCCGTAATAATCAGCAGCCTGGAAAAAAATGCCCTCGTAAAATTCAGCAATCAGGAAATAATGGCTTTTTCCGAATATGTTCTCGGAAGTCATTCGTATAACTTTGATTATTCATATTATGAAAACTGGATACAGCTGGAAATACTTGTAAATAAATTAATTGTAGATATTAACAGCAAGATAGATACTAATATTTTAGGAGACAACATATTATTTGAAGGTCTTTTGAATCATCTAAAGCCTGCTATATACAGAATAAAGCAGGGAATAAAACTGGAAAATGCTATTTATGAGGAGGTATTGGATAATTACCCGGAACTCTTTTTAATGATAAAAGATTCCATGACAAAACTGATACACTATCTGGAAGTAGAAATAAACGATGACGAAATCGCCTTTGTAACAATACACTTTAAGGAAGCCATAGACAGAAGGGCAGAAAAAGCCCTGAAAAATGTAATAATAGTATGCGGCTTCGGATACGGCAGTTCAAAGCTGCTGAAAGAAAATATAAAAAAATACTTTGAGGTAAATGTGGTAAACACCCTGCCTATGCATAAATTCGAAGAAATAACAGACTTTAACAATATCGATCTTATTATAACAACAGTACCTATAAAGGAGGAAAAGATTCCGGTAATACATGTAAATCCCATACTTACAAAAGAGGATCTGGAAAAGCTTGAATCTTACGGACTGGATAAAGAAAGAAAACTGATATATCTCGAAGAGCTGCTAGAAATAATAAAGGAGCATGCGGAGATAAAAGATGAAGCAGGACTTATAGAAAGTCTTACAGAGAAATATAAAAATAAAATAACATTTAATGTAGAAAATAAGAAGCATAATCTGGAAATAATTCTCGGGAAAGAGAATATATACACTAATCTGACATTTGATTCATGGGAGAACGCTCTTTATTTCGGGGGAGAAGTACTTGAGCAAAAAGGAGCGGTAAGCCCGGATTATGTGGAAAGTATTATAAATATACTAAAAACACATGGAAGCTATATGGTAATAAACGAGCATATTCTTCTGGCACACGGAAGAAATGAGGATAATGTTTTTGAAACATCAATGATACTTATGACTCTGAAGGACTATATAGAATTCCCCAATGATAAAAAGATAAAGATAATTATTCTTTTCTCCAGCAGGGATAATCAGGAGCATCTTAATGCACTGCTTAAGCTTACCGAGCTTCTGGACGAAAGGGATCTGTATAACCAGATAAAGGATCTGGAAACAAGCGGGGAAATATATGAGAAAATATTAAGCTTAACAGAGGAAAATTAAATAAGTGAATAAAAAATAACATAAATTTAGAAAAATAAGAAAAAATTGGGAGGAAATAAAAATGAGCGATAATTCAGCAAGAGTACAGGTGCAGAAATTCGGAAGATTTCTAAGCGCCATGGTAATGCCAAATATAGGTGCTTTTATAGCTTGGGGACTTATAACAGCGTTATTTATAGAAAAAGGATGGTTTCCAAATGAAAGTCTGGCTACTTTGGTAGGACCTATGATATCATATCTTCTGCCCCTTTTAATAGGGTATACAGGGGGTACAATAGTAGGCGGAAAAAGAGGAGGAGTAGTTGGTGCCATTACTACAATGGGTGTAGTAGTTGGAGCTGATATTCCGATGTTTCTTGGAGCAATGATAGCAGGACCTCTTGGAGGATTTGCAATAAAAGCTTTTGATAAATTTATTGAAGGAAAAATCAAACCGGGATTTGAAATGCTTATAAATAACTTCTCAGCAGGAATCATAGGAATGATACTTGCAATAGTAGCATTTAAGGCAATAGGACCAGCAGTACAGTTTTTGACAAAGGGTCTGATGTTTGCAGTAAACCAGTTAGTGGCAATGAAGCTTTTACCATTGGTTTCTATAGTAATAGAGCCGGCAAAAATCTTTTTCCTTAATAATGCGGTAAATCACGGAATCTTTACACCGCTGGGAACAGAACAGGTTACACAAATGGGAAAATCTATCTTCTTCTTAATAGAAGCTAATCCGGGACCTGGATTAGGAATCTTACTGGCTTACACTGTTTTTGGAAAAGGAAATGCAAAGCAGTCAGCGCCGGGAGCAATAATAATACACTTTTTAGGTGGAATACACGAAATTTACTTTCCGTACGTATTAATGAATCCGGCATTATTCTTAGCGGTAATAGCTGGAGGAATGACAGGAGTAGCTACAAATATGCTTTTAGGTACAGGACTTGTGGGGCCGGCTTCTCCGGGAAGTATAATAGCAATAGGGCTTGTTACAGCTAAAGGAAGTATGCTGGGTGTAATGCTGTCAGTACTTCTTGCCACAGTAGTGTCTTTCCTTGTAGCTTCAGTATTTGTAAAAAGAGCAGCATCAAATGTCGATGACGATGAATTTGAGGCAGCAGCAAGTAAAATGGCAGACTTAAAAGGCGGAAAAGCAGGAGCAGATATAGCTGATATAAACAGCGGTGAAATCAGAAAAATAATAGTAGCATGTGATGCCGGAATGGGTTCAAGTGCCATGGGGGCAAGCCTTCTGAAAAAGAGAGTGCAGAATGCTGGGCTTAATATAATAGTAGAAAATAAGGCAATTAATGAAATACCAAAGGATGCCGATATGATAATAACTCATCAGGATCTGACTGCAAGAGCGAAAGGCGTGGCGCCTGAGAAGATTCATTTATCTTTGACAAACTTTGTAGACGGAGATTTTTATGACGAGGTAGTGAAAAAATTAAAAAAGTAGACGGCTCATCGGACACAAATCTGGATAATCCAGATGTTCCTCAAACTGGTGAGCAGAAGAAAGAGGAAATTTTAAAGCAGTCAAATATTAAGCTGGGGCTGGCTTCGGTATCAAAGGAAGAAGCTATAAAACAGGCCGGTGAATTATTGAAAAATGCAGGATATGTGGAAGAAGGATATATTAACGGCATGCTTGAAAGAGAGAAGCTGGTATCGACATATCTTGACCATAATATTGCAATACCTCACGGAGAGGCAGAAGTAAAAGAAAAAGTAAAGAAAACAGGAATAGTGGTACTTCAGTATCCGCAAGGGATAGATTACGGTGACGGGAATACTGTAAAGTTTCTGATAGGAATAGCAGGAAAAGGAAACGAGCATATAGATGTCATTGCCAAGCTTGCAGGAATTCTTGATGATGAAGCCGAGGCCGAAAAACTTGTAAATTCGTCAGATGCTGATTATGTGTATAATTGCTTAAAATAAAGGAGGCAGAAATGAAAAGAGCATTACATTTTGGGGCAGGCAATATAGGCAGAGGTTTCATAGGAAAGATAATATCAGAAGCAGGATATGAAGTGATTTTTGCCGATGTTAACGGGCAGGTAATAGATCAGCTGAATATAGATAAGGAATATGAAGTAGAAGTAGTAGGGGAAAATTCTAA from Sebaldella termitidis ATCC 33386 includes the following:
- a CDS encoding alpha,alpha-phosphotrehalase, coding for MTDYKKMSVYQIYPKSFQDSNGDGIGDINGIISRLPYIAELGVEYIWLTPIYISPGNDNGYDIADYYNIDPVYGTTDDFKNLLHETHKRGLKVMMDIVVNHTSTEHIWFKESSKSEDNPYRNFYIWKKNEGKLPNNWVSKFGGPVWTLDERTDSYYLHLYDVTQADLNWEYEPMRQEIYKMMRHWLDLGIDGFRLDVINLLSKDQNFPYDTLNTFTDDGRKYYTDGPKIHDYLKEMNKEVFSRYNNVITVGEMSSTSLEACIEYTKPESKELSMIFSFHHLKTDYKNKDKWELQKPDIMELKEYFTKWQNGMEKESGWSALFWCNHDQPRIVSRMGNETEYRYESAAMLATLLHMMQGTPYIYQGEEIGMLNAHFDKITDYEDVESLNAYKNMINAGKSEEEALKILRERSRDNSRTPVQWDNTENSGFSTGKPWIKMGKMADRINVEEDLKNEKSVFSYYKKLINMRKEYDIIRDGNFTILDADSEDTFIYTRETEREVLYVICNLTDKTLEIDKKITDSAAGGKCLITNTDIPCEKGMLKPYETSVWLLKK
- a CDS encoding tRNA-binding protein, producing the protein MAVFDDFMKLDIRVGEIIDVQEFPEARKPAYKVWVDFGEEIGVKKSSAQITDLYKPEDIKGKQVLGVVNFPPRQIGAFMSEVLVLGVYGEKGVVLIQPDSGINVKNGDKLG
- a CDS encoding DUF4303 domain-containing protein, which produces MKNDFDEIVCEMASILKVVFTELFNNNEKFYYCTFLTTGEGLPPLISAWSEEALKREGSLYKNADEYREIKWSYADSPYYAFRYERFSHIFSSRPLMATMNEKEWEKEFLFRLNAMETAVRQVDKEGIFSINQKREDICVEVGTMPPDKLTTEITKRLNNPDSLIMKEYMAEAAE
- the clpB gene encoding ATP-dependent chaperone ClpB: MENKFTEKSVEAISEAHNYAVRYKSPDMKVEHLLLALVGQMEGLIPKLLQKMGINTSNLINKLSAKLDSFSKVEGSSGDPRPNVELNRVLVQAEDYMKKYHDSYISTEHLFLAAFDNNNFLKANNINKDQFENVLADVRGNKRVDNTTPENSYDALEKYGKDLVELARKGKIDPIIGRDTEIRRAIQILSRRTKNNPILIGEPGVGKTAIAEGIAQRILKGDVPESLKDKTVFSLDMGSLISGAKYRGEFEERLKAVIKEIEDSDGRIILFIDEVHTIVGAGKGDGAMDAGNLLKPMLARGDAKVIGATTIEEYRKYIEKDPALERRFQPVLVPESSVEDTISILRGLKEKFETFHGIRITDNALVAAAVMSDRYISDRFLPDKAIDLIDEASAKIKTEIDSMPTELDEVTRKVLQLEIEREALKKEKDKASQDRLESLEKELADLNEKKSTLQSQWEAEKHEVDTLKKINEEIDKVKLDIQEAERVYDLNKLAELKYGKLAALEKKKEQEEADLETKKDSARLLKQELDSEEIAEVVGKWTGIPVSKLMEGEKDKILHLEDHLKARVVGQDEAIKAISDTIIRSRAGLKDPNRPIGSFIFLGPTGVGKTYLAKTLAYNLFDDENNIVRIDMSEYMDKFSVTRLIGAPPGYVGYEEGGQLTEAIRRKPYSVILFDEIEKAHPDVFNVLLQLLDDGRLTDGKGKVVDFKNSIIIMTSNLGSHLILEDPEMKQETRDGVMNELKMRFRPEFLNRVDDTIVFKALDRDNVKGIVRLVLDDINKKLKEQYMRIEYTDAALDFIVKEAYDPSYGARPLRRFVQKDIETNLSKMILANEVKENDVILIDSDGYTLSYNINLPA
- a CDS encoding BglG family transcription antiterminator, which produces MLSKKSLDILTLLDEAGELKEIANKLNLSERAIRYEIENLNYYLTKFGFDEIQIISRKVEKPENLNYNTVLEYLNKENYTYSKEERTDYILANYLFNSQNLKQINLEENLNVSSTTVANDMARVKDVLSLNKLEFNSYSKDFEYIEGAEKNIRRYILNFLLEYLFITKKYPGEIMVKEVIENYFSDIDLNYIREFIKKIQEKIGKIISDEAYKILTLYLLIMIKRVREGKVLGEIKNPVFITSSDEFKIISVIISSLEKNALVKFSNQEIMAFSEYVLGSHSYNFDYSYYENWIQLEILVNKLIVDINSKIDTNILGDNILFEGLLNHLKPAIYRIKQGIKLENAIYEEVLDNYPELFLMIKDSMTKLIHYLEVEINDDEIAFVTIHFKEAIDRRAEKALKNVIIVCGFGYGSSKLLKENIKKYFEVNVVNTLPMHKFEEITDFNNIDLIITTVPIKEEKIPVIHVNPILTKEDLEKLESYGLDKERKLIYLEELLEIIKEHAEIKDEAGLIESLTEKYKNKITFNVENKKHNLEIILGKENIYTNLTFDSWENALYFGGEVLEQKGAVSPDYVESIINILKTHGSYMVINEHILLAHGRNEDNVFETSMILMTLKDYIEFPNDKKIKIIILFSSRDNQEHLNALLKLTELLDERDLYNQIKDLETSGEIYEKILSLTEEN
- a CDS encoding PTS mannitol transporter subunit IICB, translating into MSDNSARVQVQKFGRFLSAMVMPNIGAFIAWGLITALFIEKGWFPNESLATLVGPMISYLLPLLIGYTGGTIVGGKRGGVVGAITTMGVVVGADIPMFLGAMIAGPLGGFAIKAFDKFIEGKIKPGFEMLINNFSAGIIGMILAIVAFKAIGPAVQFLTKGLMFAVNQLVAMKLLPLVSIVIEPAKIFFLNNAVNHGIFTPLGTEQVTQMGKSIFFLIEANPGPGLGILLAYTVFGKGNAKQSAPGAIIIHFLGGIHEIYFPYVLMNPALFLAVIAGGMTGVATNMLLGTGLVGPASPGSIIAIGLVTAKGSMLGVMLSVLLATVVSFLVASVFVKRAASNVDDDEFEAAASKMADLKGGKAGADIADINSGEIRKIIVACDAGMGSSAMGASLLKKRVQNAGLNIIVENKAINEIPKDADMIITHQDLTARAKGVAPEKIHLSLTNFVDGDFYDEVVKKLKK
- a CDS encoding PTS sugar transporter subunit IIA — its product is MKQAGELLKNAGYVEEGYINGMLEREKLVSTYLDHNIAIPHGEAEVKEKVKKTGIVVLQYPQGIDYGDGNTVKFLIGIAGKGNEHIDVIAKLAGILDDEAEAEKLVNSSDADYVYNCLK